CCAGACCGATTCGGGATCGATGCACTTGACTCCGGCCGCCATCCAGGACGCCAGAATCCTGTCGCGGAGGGTCCGCCCCAGAGCGGCGAGCTGAAGGGGATCGTTCACGCCGGCAAGGTCATCGGCACGGTCCCAGAGAGAGGCTTCGACGAAACCTCCCTTTCGGGCGATGGCGGGAATGACGTCGGTAAGGTAGTACTCGCCCTGGGAGTTGTCGCAGGAAAGTTCCGAAAGAGCCTCATCAAGGGCCGCCGTCTTGAAAAGATAGACGCCGCTGTTGACCTCGCGGATCGCCCGTTCCTCGGCAGAGGCATCACGATGCTCGACAATGCGCAGCCCCTGCGGGGAGCGGACAACCCGCCCGTAGCCTGCGGGATCGTCGAGTTCGATGCTGAGAAAAGTCGCATCGGCCCTGCTTCGGAAGTGTCCCTCGGCCAACGAGCGCAGAGCGGGAGCGGAAAGGAGGGGGACATCGCCGGGGAGAACCAGAAGATGATCGAAAGCCTTCCACCAGTCGCGGCCGACGAGGACGGCATGACCCGTCCCCTTCTGCTCCCTCTGCCAGAGGACCTTCGTCGAGGGCCAGGACTTCTTCAGGTAGGCCTCGACGCGTTCTCCTTCATGACCGACGACGGCGGCAACCTGATCAAGCCCCAGGCCGGCGAGAGCCCTCAGCGGATAGGAAAGAAGGGGCTCCTCCAGAAGGGGCAGAAGAACTTTGGGCAGAACGCTCTTCATTCGCGTACCCCGACCGGCCGCCAGCACCAGAACGGCCATTGAAGCAGAAACGGACATGGATCTTCCTCCCCGCAAGAAATGATCAAAGGCCATCCCCTTTTCAAGGCGAGCCTTCGGGG
The DNA window shown above is from Aminithiophilus ramosus and carries:
- the glmU gene encoding bifunctional UDP-N-acetylglucosamine diphosphorylase/glucosamine-1-phosphate N-acetyltransferase GlmU, whose translation is MAVLVLAAGRGTRMKSVLPKVLLPLLEEPLLSYPLRALAGLGLDQVAAVVGHEGERVEAYLKKSWPSTKVLWQREQKGTGHAVLVGRDWWKAFDHLLVLPGDVPLLSAPALRSLAEGHFRSRADATFLSIELDDPAGYGRVVRSPQGLRIVEHRDASAEERAIREVNSGVYLFKTAALDEALSELSCDNSQGEYYLTDVIPAIARKGGFVEASLWDRADDLAGVNDPLQLAALGRTLRDRILASWMAAGVKCIDPESVWVGPRVMLAPDVFLDPHVQLWGATEVGEGSRIGSFSVLRDARIGRFVEIVGHVHVRESTLRDGAKAGPFSFIRDGAEMREESFVGRFVEVKKSVIGEKSKVPHLSYIGDASVGEGTNIGAGTITCNYDGKNKHETHIGKDCFIGSDTMLVAPLTVGDRAVIGAGSVITHDVPEGALAVARARQRLIEGWEEKKKGKKD